CACAGAAATGGGTTGTTTGTTAATGAAGCCTTTGCATCTCATCATATGACCGATCATTGTGTGAGTGATGGCGTGAATCGGAATAAATTGCTCCGAGTCAGACGGCTGTTCCTCTTCCACAATTTCCTCTATTGGAAGTTCCTCCAATGGTGTTGGTGATTCCAAAATGGCCATGACCGGTCTCTTACCAACGTGGGTCTGGGACCACTGTTCATCGCAGCTGTAACAGAGTCCCTGGGCTCTGCCTTCTCTCTGCTTACTTGTGGACCATTTACATAAAGGAGTTTctgctttttgtttttggctgGTATCAGGGTGGGAAAAGGGTGTGATTTGGCTTGTAGTGGTGTGGGTTGTGGGGGCCGATGGAATGTTGGAGGGTAATGCCTTGTGAGAGTACGACCAGTTGGAAGGATGTGGTGGTCGACTGGGCTGGTTGTCGGCCTGCTTGGTTTCATATCGGCGTGCCAGGCGCTGGGCATAAGCCAACGAACGTGGTTCAATGGCCACGACGTCATGCCTGATAGCCGGTTTGAGTCCACCGATAAAGATGGATAGAAGATTGGCGTCGGACCATTCCGGTGCCCGGTAAGCCAATGTGGTGAACTCATTGATGAATGCATCAACAGAGGATGTTTGCTGCATATGTGAAAGAGATACCTTGAAATCAATAGTAGTGCATCCTCCAAAGTGTTGCAGGAATGCTCCGACAAATTGTTCCCAAGAAGCTGATgggtttctttgatcaaaggaGTTCATCCAGATGGATGCTGTCGGTCCAAAGTGAGAGGCAACTGTGGCTATGTGGGCATGTGTTGGAATATTTTGGGTTCGAAGATAGCGTTCCGCCATGGATAACCCGCCAGCGGCGTTGTCACCGTAGAACCGGGGAAGATCAACTTTAGGTGGGCGAAAACATTGGTTGTCAAATGGGTAGGGGTTGTGTGGTTGCATTCTGGGAAATGCAAGGGTAGAAGAGTTTGGTACTGTGTATTCCGGAAGAGAAAAGTGGTTTGGCAGAGTCATGGTAGTGGTGGTGGAGGATTGTGGCTGGGGAACTGAAGTTATGGTAGTATAGTGAGGTGGTGCCGAGGAAGATGGTTGTGGCGTGTGTGGGGAGGAAATAGAGCCAAAGGTAAGTTGTGGTACGGTGGATGGGGTTTGGGGAGGTGGAAGGGTTGATAGTGGTGTTACCTGAGATTGTGGTTGAGTTGAAACTGAGGCAGAATAGTGCAGCGGTTGGTGTTGATTGGTCTGTACAATAGTGCTTTGCAAGGCTGATAGTTGTGCCatgatgtggttttggaagGAAGTTTGGTTATGATTGAGAGAATCAATGGAGTGGTGCATTTCATCTCGGAACAGCTCAATGGAATGGCGAAATTTCTCTCTGTGGAGGAGTACATCATCTCCGGTCTGATAGGAGGCAGAGGGAGCATGGTTGTCATGTGGGGTTGGGGGTGGTGGGGGGACAAAAACGGTGGTAGGGGGGTGGTGGAGGGGGCGGAGTTTTGCACGGTCCGAGAAGGAGCCATGCTCTGATACTAGTTGTTAGGATCAAAAATGGAAAAAAGTAAATAATGCAGGAAATTAAGATTCATTCATATTCTTCGATGCCCAACTGAGCAAGAGATACAGGAATATAAGGCCATAGCCATTACACTAGGAGCAGACAGGTGGCACAGGACCGCCACTACTTGAGAAAGACAAAAGGTGCAGCTGCTATTGGTGGGAGACAAACTGTCGTTGGTGGGGGACAAAGTGCAGACTACACTTGCAGGAAACAAGGATCAATAGAATAGATTAAAGGGGGATTAATTAGATTATTCCTAACAGAAGGTGTTCGACTTAAAGCCGGCAATGGAGATCCCAACACCAACTGCAGAAGATGACGAGATTAACAAGGTTGGGTATGTCACCATTCCTGTTGAGATTGCCAGTCCTCTCATGCTTGATGGAAGAGAGCTCTCAGTGCCCATGGCCACCACTAAAAGTTGCCGTATGGAAGACCCTGCTAAGAGACTAGCTGGATTAAAGTTCTTCATGGAAGACCCCGACAAATATGAAACCAGTTTCCATCtcaaaaaggcaaaaaaaatgGCCAAAATCACATGAAATTGAGCAGCAGGAATCCATCATGCCGGTTAGTGGCATTGAGAATGCTAGGGAAGAGTACCCTACACCTGTTCTTGGAGCTGCTGAGAATTCATCAAACATTCCCTCCCCAGTTAAGGTTGTCCAGACCGTGGCACGAAGGATATCCAACTCAGCCACTGAAGCAGACAAAGAAGCCTGTGACCATCATCCCTTGGAGAAAAATTGTGATGACAGTGGAGGATTGAAAACCTTGAATATTCAATTTGAGATGAGTTTGCCTATTGCTACTTGGCTTGAGAAAATTCAAAAGGATGCAGTTTTACCTCCAGTGGCTCAGTTTAAGCTACCTCAGTTTTCCTCGAGCATCAAGAAACTTGTTCTCCTGACTGGTGCTTTAAAACCTGTTATTGATTTACTGAGTTCACCTTGTTTGGTAAGCCAAAGAAAAGCTGCTTTATTACTTGGTTAGTTAATTACTGCTGATTTAGATTGCACGGCACACATTGTTCAAAGGAGTGCGATACAACCATTAATTAAGAGCTTAGCTTTGGCAATTGGGAGGTTGGCACAAGACACACATAACCAAGCTAACATTGCTCATAATGGTCGCGTAGTGCCTCTACTCAAGTTACTTCATTCAAAAAATGAATCTCTGCAACACAATGCTGCATTTGCTCTATATGGTCTTGCAGATAAGGAGGACAACATTGTAGCTCTTATAAAATTTGGAATTGTTCAGAAATTTGAAGATGGAGAATTCCTTGTTCAACAAACTAAGGATTGTGTTGAAAAGACATTGAAAAGATTAGAGGGGAAGATTTGTGGACGAGTATCGAACAATCTATTATATCTGATGCGGGTTACTGACGAGGCTGTTCAAAGTCGAGTGGCTTTGGCTTTTGCTCATCTTTGTAAGCCTGGTGGTTGTCATGTCATTTTCAGTGAACATAAAGCAATGAAGCTGCTCTTGGTGCTTCTTGATTATAAAAGCCTGAAAAGCCTGAAGCTGCAACATGATGGTTCATTGGCCTTGCAAAAAGTGGCTACAAAAGCCACTCCACTCTCTCTTGATGTGATTGCGGAATCTCTCACGGTGGTAGCCCAAGCTTTGTGCACTACATATAATTTTGGCTTGCAAGTTTTATCAGCATTGTTCTATGGTTGTGGAAGCTTCTATAATATTGCGGTATTCTTCTCTTCTACATTCTTCATTGGATTGTGTTGACTTCAGGTCTGCAATGCTTAATTTTATTCATTATTGTGTTTGCCTTGTTCATGCACATGAACATGCACTAGACTATTTATTCATGACCTATACTGTACATACTCTCTCACTCCCTGTGGCTACAATGTTTATCAAAGATGTTACTGGTGGTAACCTCTATCTATTTGAAGTGGCCGTACTCCACTTCCTTTGCCAAACTAAAGCTAGCTGCCACCCAAGGAGCTTTATTGTTGATGAATTTTTTGACTTTCTGAAAAGCAATTCAAAATTATCTTTTGTGAGGTACACTTGTGATGTACTTCTTTCAAGTGATAATTGTGTAGGCTTTTTGACTAATATGCACAAGTTTTTTCAACACATGGTGGGACATGTTCATGAAGATGAGCTTTTCATGGCAACGTGCTCTTCCACTTCTTGTCCTCCATTCCATGCACTTGTGAAGAAATTGTTTCTTTTATCACCTGCGGTTGCTATCCATTTATTACGACCACTTTTGGCTGACATATTGAGAGATGATGCACAGTTTATCTTTGGAATTATGATGGTTTTCTCTATGAATGAGCTGATGTCTTTGAGGTCTAAGAAACAGGGCCTTGAAATTGGGTATAGTGATATTGATAATGGAAATAATTGCTCTTCTATGAGCTGTTCTCTTCACTTGCCTCATTTCATGATTACATGGTTTTTTGACTTCACTTCTGTGGCAATTGACTTTGGAGATCTTGCATTAATTCCCCCACAATACTTTTCAGTACCTATGCGGTCAAATGAGGCTCCCGCGCTTATATTGTTGTTTAGAGTTGTACACTCTCAAGCAATTGAATTTGTGAATTCAAGCCATAAACTGCGGGGTCCCAATAGAGAAGCCTTCAGAACCTCTGCTACTTCTCATGTTGGTGTTCATTTATGTCCACTAATGCATAATAGTGTCTTCAAATATTATATATGTCTCTTGAAGCAAAGAATGGAGTTTCCCTGGAATTACATGCCATATACTAAGCTGGCTATCTTTCTTAGTTTGATCATTAAGACGCGGTCATGTTTCAAAGAAGTGGCAAATATTGATACAACACTGCACCCTACTGTGGGAGTTTTTTATGCTGCTAATAATTCTAGCACTGGAACAGACTCAGAAA
Above is a genomic segment from Rosa chinensis cultivar Old Blush chromosome 3, RchiOBHm-V2, whole genome shotgun sequence containing:
- the LOC121052244 gene encoding uncharacterized protein LOC121052244 — protein: MHHSIDSLNHNQTSFQNHIMAQLSALQSTIVQTNQHQPLHYSASVSTQPQSQVTPLSTLPPPQTPSTVPQLTFGSISSPHTPQPSSSAPPHYTTITSVPQPQSSTTTTMTLPNHFSLPEYTVPNSSTLAFPRMQPHNPYPFDNQCFRPPKVDLPRFYGDNAAGGLSMAERYLRTQNIPTHAHIATVASHFGPTASIWMNSFDQRNPSASWEQFVGAFLQHFGGCTTIDFKVSLSHMQQTSSVDAFINEFTTLAYRAPEWSDANLLSIFIGGLKPAIRHDVVAIEPRSLAYAQRLARRYETKQADNQPSRPPHPSNWSYSHKALPSNIPSAPTTHTTTSQITPFSHPDTSQKQKAETPLCKWSTSKQREGRAQGLCYSCDEQWSQTHVGKRPVMAILESPTPLEELPIEEIVEEEQPSDSEQFIPIHAITHTMIGHMMRCKGFINKQPISVFVDCRSATNFLNPVVATRLGLTMQPVS